The following proteins are co-located in the Cryptococcus neoformans var. neoformans B-3501A chromosome 12, whole genome shotgun sequence genome:
- a CDS encoding 60S ribosomal protein L8 (Match to ESTs gb|CF188822.1|CF188822, gb|CF194419.1|CF194419, gb|CF190542.1|CF190542; HMMPfam hit to Ribosomal_L7Ae, Ribosomal protein L7Ae/L30e/S12e/Gadd45 family, score: 83.9, E(): 4.2e-22) — protein sequence MAGAKPPLPCRVSFFLLHPSSPPPNPQKLQKWCAFNHSQQASPRRTRQRQPSRHTLDGFGDAPKGKKPAAAPFGTKKAGKKVQNPLFEKRSKTFGIGGDLPPKRDLTRFVKWPEYVRLQRQKVILNQRLKVPPAIAQFSNTLDKNTATQLFQLLNKYKPESTQEKKARLLAEAEKREKEGDKATTADTKKPIFAKYGLNHVVALVEAKKAQLVVIADDVDPIELVVFLPALCRKMGVPYVIVKGKARLGLVTGKKTAATVAITEVRSEDQQALATLVSAAKANFLEKYEDHRRHWGGGVRGNKSINKLKKRAKALGQDAKKIDLSL from the exons ATGGCTGGCGCAAAACCACCTCTCCCCTGCCGggtttctttcttccttcttcatccctcaaGTCCACCACCCAACCCACAAAAACTTCAAAAATGGTGCGCATTCAACCATTCTCAACAGGCATCACCAAGGAGAACTAGACAGCGCCAACCATCAAGGCATACACTAGATGGATTTGGGGAC GCCCccaaaggaaagaagccCGCTGCTGCTCCCT TCGGCACCAAGAAGGCTGGTAAGAAGGTCCAGAACCCTCTCTTCGAGAAGAGGTCCAAGACCTTTGGTATCG GTGGCGACCTTCCTCCCAAGAGGGACCTCACTCGATTCGTCAAGTGGCCCGAGTACGTTCGTCTCCAGAGGCAGAAGGTCATCCTCAACCAGCGATTGAAG GTCCCCCCTGCCATCGCCCAGTTCTCCAACACCCTCGACAAGAACACCGCCACTcagctcttccagctcctcaACAAGTACAAGCCTGAGTCTACccaagagaagaaggctcgTCTCCTTGCGGAGGCCGagaagcgagagaaggagggtgacAAGGCCACCACCGCCGACACTAAGAAGCCCATCTTCGCCAAGTACGGTCTCAACCACGTTGTTGCCCTCGTCgaggccaagaaggctCAGCTCGTCGTCATTGCCGACGATGTTGACCCTATTGAgctcgtcgtcttcctccccgCTCTCTGCAGGAAGATGGGTGTCCCTTACGTTATcgtcaagggcaaggcCAGGCTCGGTTTGGTGACCGGCAAGAAGACTGCCGCCACCGTCGCTATCACCGAAGTCAGGTCCGAGGACCAGCAGGCTCTTGCTACCCTCGTCTCTGCCGCCAAGGCCAACTTCCTCGAGAAGTACGAGGACCACAGGCGACACTGGGGTGGTGGTGTCCGAGGCAACAAGTCTatcaacaagctcaagaagagGGCTAAGGCTCTCGGTCAGGATGCCAAGAAGATCGACCTTTCTCTTTAA
- a CDS encoding hypothetical protein (HMMPfam hit to Cyt-b5, Cytochrome b5-like Heme/Steroid binding domain, score: 80.5, E(): 4.2e-21) has protein sequence MAAPAPPVAADPARTADPSAFSGPDVGAESGSKQEEKLLYTFETLAQHNTREELWMLLHDKVYDVTAFMDEHPGGDEVLLEEAGRDATEAFEDVGHSDEAREMLTKMYLGEFQGEKKGKAKKGSSSTGTSSSSSSGFPTWTIPLALFVAFLAWRLLLA, from the exons ATGgccgcccccgccccccccgTCGCCGCCGACCCCGCCAGGACCGCCGACCCCTCCGCGTTCTCTGGTCCTGACGTCGGCGCAGAGTCTGGATCCAAGCAGGAGGAAAAGCTGCTCTACACTTTTGAGACCCTTGCCCAGCACAACACCAGGGAAGAACTCTGGATGCTGTTGCATGACAAGGTCTATGACGTTACTGCGTTCATGGACGAG CACCCcggtggagatgaagttttgcttgaagaagctg GACGGGACGCAACGGAGGCCTTTGAGGATGTCGGACACTCTGATGAAGCGAGGGAAATGTTGACAAAGATGTATTTGGGAGAGTTCCAGGGAGAG aagaagggcaaggcgaagaaaggTTCAAGCAGTACCGGTACTTCtagctcatcatcttctgg TTTCCCCACTTGGACAATCCCTCTCGCCTTGTTCGTCGCCTTTCTTGCTTGGcgtctcctcctcgcctaA
- a CDS encoding hypothetical protein (Match to ESTs gb|CF192400.1|CF192400, gb|CF192399.1|CF192399, gb|CF184351.1|CF184351), producing MRHNFATDGDYTKRREEAALGVVDFELFTLQGLPFATLKLRSTGQNVENPHSKYSADISISSLNKSETSKSSSRSREGRTLPSPESRRLLSSLPTPPLPPPSLRLPRPPPTSPSSRSDAPSTCTPLFSMTLRRLRSSSRACPLDSRSRRSALSLPRSKLGRL from the exons ATGCGACACAATTTCGCCACCGACGGAGATTATACAAAACGCCGGGAAGAGGCTGCCCTCGGGGTCGTAGATTTCGAGTTGTTCACGCTTCAAGGCCTGCCTTTTGCAACCCTCAAGCTTAGGAGTACAGGTCAAAATG TCGAAAACCCTCATAGCAAGTACTCGGCTGACATTTCTATCTCTAGCCTCAACAAGTCCGAGACATCAAAAAGTTCCTCGAGATCGCGCGAAGGAAGGACGCTACCC TCGCCCGAATCAAGAAGACTGCTATCAAGCCTGCCCACACCACCACTGCCTCCTCCAAGTCTAAGGCTGCCAAGACCCCCACCCACGTCACCAAGTTCAAGGTCCGATGCTCCAAGTACCTGTACACCCTTGTTCTCGATGACGCTGAGAAGGCTGAGAAGCTCAAGCAGAGCTTGCCCCCTG GACTCAAGGTCGAGGAGGTCGGCGCTAAGCCTGCCAAGAAGTAAACTGGGTAGACTTTAG